The Planococcus versutus genome contains a region encoding:
- a CDS encoding flavodoxin family protein, with the protein MQTLKALFINTSLKGSEEPSHTEGFIKDVQVHYNQLGVESEVVRLADYAVAHGVQADMGEGDEWPQVFEKVMAADIVIIGTPLWLGEKSSLATQTIERLYASSSETNDKGQSIFYNKVGGVAITGNEDGAKHAAASILYGLSHIGFVIPPNVDAYWVGEAGPGPSYMDSGKDNDFTKSAIQRLAYNTYHFAGMLKNNPIPAEGNTLE; encoded by the coding sequence ATGCAAACATTAAAAGCACTTTTCATTAATACTTCTTTAAAAGGTTCAGAGGAACCTTCTCATACAGAAGGATTTATCAAAGATGTTCAAGTTCATTACAACCAACTAGGCGTTGAATCTGAAGTTGTACGTTTAGCCGATTATGCCGTTGCACACGGGGTACAAGCAGATATGGGCGAAGGAGACGAATGGCCACAAGTTTTTGAAAAAGTCATGGCTGCAGATATTGTGATCATCGGTACTCCTCTTTGGCTAGGAGAAAAAAGCTCTTTAGCTACACAAACAATTGAACGATTATACGCCAGCAGCAGTGAAACTAACGATAAAGGACAATCTATTTTCTATAACAAAGTCGGTGGTGTGGCAATTACCGGAAACGAAGATGGCGCTAAACATGCTGCAGCTTCGATTCTTTACGGCCTTTCTCATATCGGCTTTGTAATTCCACCAAACGTTGATGCTTATTGGGTTGGTGAAGCAGGACCAGGTCCTTCTTATATGGATTCTGGAAAAGACAATGATTTTACTAAATCAGCGATTCAACGCCTTGCTTATAACACTTATCATTTCGCAGGAATGCTGAAAAACAATCCTATTCCAGCTGAAGGCAATACACTTGAATAA
- a CDS encoding histidine phosphatase family protein, with the protein MEKTIYLVRHCQATGQAPDAPLTELGKLQAKELAEFLREREIVHFVSSPFTRAIQSVEHAADQQNLRIEIDDRLAERVLSSENLPDWMEKLEASFAADELKFVGGESGKEAGDRAMEALNRMEDRTVAVTHGNLLGLLLKRIDNGYGFSEWQKLTNPDVFEVKITEKHLSATRLWR; encoded by the coding sequence ATGGAGAAGACCATTTATTTGGTTAGGCATTGCCAAGCGACGGGGCAAGCACCAGATGCACCGTTGACGGAACTAGGCAAGTTGCAAGCAAAGGAATTAGCGGAATTTCTACGAGAACGGGAAATTGTTCATTTTGTTTCGAGTCCATTTACGCGAGCGATTCAGTCGGTTGAACATGCAGCAGACCAACAGAATTTACGAATCGAAATTGATGATCGATTAGCAGAACGCGTATTGAGCTCTGAGAATTTGCCTGACTGGATGGAGAAACTTGAGGCTTCATTCGCAGCGGATGAGTTGAAGTTTGTCGGAGGAGAGTCTGGAAAAGAAGCCGGAGACCGAGCGATGGAAGCGCTAAATAGAATGGAAGACAGAACTGTAGCAGTCACGCATGGAAACTTACTAGGTTTGCTATTAAAAAGAATAGACAACGGCTACGGGTTTTCAGAGTGGCAAAAACTAACCAATCCGGACGTGTTTGAAGTAAAGATAACAGAAAAGCATCTGTCTGCAACTCGTCTATGGAGATAA
- the ribE gene encoding 6,7-dimethyl-8-ribityllumazine synthase, with the protein MTIHFEGYLNGEGLRIGIVVGRFNEFITSKLLGGAEDALKRHGVSEEDVSIAWVPGAFEIPLVAKKMAMSGKYDAIITLGTVIRGATPHFDYVCSEVAKGVSRASDHADIPVIFGVLTTDSIEQAIERAGTKAGNKGWESAAGAIEMANLMKKL; encoded by the coding sequence ATGACGATACATTTTGAAGGATATTTAAATGGTGAAGGATTACGAATCGGAATAGTGGTTGGACGTTTTAACGAGTTTATTACGAGTAAATTATTGGGCGGTGCAGAAGATGCGCTAAAACGCCACGGTGTTAGTGAAGAGGATGTGTCGATTGCTTGGGTGCCAGGAGCTTTTGAAATTCCGCTTGTAGCGAAAAAGATGGCGATGAGTGGGAAGTATGATGCCATCATCACGCTAGGGACAGTTATTAGAGGCGCTACTCCTCACTTTGACTATGTTTGCAGCGAAGTCGCTAAAGGTGTTTCAAGAGCGAGTGACCATGCAGATATTCCAGTCATTTTTGGTGTTTTAACAACAGATTCTATTGAACAGGCGATTGAACGCGCTGGAACAAAAGCTGGGAACAAAGGCTGGGAATCAGCAGCTGGAGCCATTGAAATGGCAAACTTGATGAAAAAATTATAA
- the ribE gene encoding riboflavin synthase, which yields MFTGIVEEVGQVASVRSKPQAMELTISCALILEDVKRGDSISINGVCLTISTFSSKTFTVDVIPETVKSSTMSGLKAGARVNLERAMPANGRFGGHFVSGHIDGVGVIRSVKKEANAMTKTIELEPRLMKYMMLKGSIAVDGTSLTIFYLDHNSVTISLIPTTREDSLLGEKGIGEKVNIECDLLAKYTERIQTAEPKISRNWLAENGF from the coding sequence ATGTTTACAGGTATTGTTGAAGAAGTCGGACAGGTTGCCTCAGTTCGCTCTAAGCCACAAGCAATGGAGTTAACCATTTCCTGTGCGCTAATTTTAGAAGACGTTAAACGTGGAGACAGCATTTCCATTAATGGCGTTTGTTTAACTATTTCTACATTCAGTTCTAAGACATTCACAGTGGATGTCATTCCGGAAACGGTCAAGTCTTCAACTATGAGTGGATTAAAAGCAGGAGCACGGGTGAATTTAGAACGTGCGATGCCGGCTAACGGCCGTTTTGGCGGCCATTTTGTCAGTGGTCATATTGATGGCGTTGGCGTTATCCGTTCAGTAAAAAAAGAAGCGAATGCTATGACTAAAACGATTGAACTGGAACCTCGACTCATGAAGTATATGATGCTAAAAGGCTCTATCGCTGTTGATGGAACTTCCTTGACCATTTTTTATCTCGACCACAATTCAGTAACCATTTCTCTGATTCCAACTACGCGAGAAGATTCGCTGTTAGGCGAAAAAGGCATTGGGGAAAAGGTCAATATTGAATGTGATTTACTGGCAAAGTATACGGAACGCATTCAAACAGCAGAACCAAAAATCAGTAGAAACTGGCTGGCGGAAAATGGATTTTAA
- a CDS encoding CHY zinc finger protein, producing MSHHHAVKGVRVDAETRCAHYHSPIDRIAIKFFCCQHYFPCFECHQATGCGNHQVWPKDQFQEKAVLCGSCGHELTIDEYLACASTCPNCSLSFNPGCSVHKQLYFG from the coding sequence ATGTCTCATCACCATGCAGTGAAAGGCGTCAGAGTAGATGCCGAAACACGTTGTGCTCATTACCATTCACCCATCGACCGAATTGCCATCAAGTTTTTTTGCTGTCAGCACTACTTTCCCTGCTTCGAATGCCACCAAGCTACAGGCTGCGGTAACCATCAAGTTTGGCCAAAAGACCAGTTCCAAGAAAAAGCAGTACTATGCGGGAGCTGCGGGCATGAACTTACTATCGATGAATATTTAGCCTGTGCATCTACTTGTCCCAACTGTTCTTTGTCTTTTAATCCAGGCTGCAGCGTGCATAAGCAGCTTTATTTCGGATAA
- a CDS encoding GNAT family N-acetyltransferase yields the protein MIKKREVTLHRYSSKRSIGYDLPTHQLEFTRLPLEIIEKDAKDPLKHFIIIKARGEDVGFFELDESEDRKKYSNNPKALLLRGFSVNPKYQGRGIATGSIFALPEFMKMEFPDFDQVVLGVNARNIPAQRLYQKAGFEDTGRRIMRSKGEQLVMSLHTNKAK from the coding sequence ATGATTAAAAAAAGAGAAGTGACATTGCATCGCTACTCCTCGAAACGATCAATCGGTTACGATTTGCCCACACATCAGCTGGAGTTTACACGATTGCCTTTAGAAATTATTGAAAAAGATGCTAAAGATCCGTTAAAGCATTTTATTATTATTAAAGCACGCGGAGAAGATGTGGGTTTTTTCGAATTGGATGAATCGGAAGACCGAAAAAAATATTCGAACAATCCAAAAGCCTTATTATTGAGAGGGTTTTCTGTAAATCCGAAATATCAAGGGCGAGGAATTGCGACAGGGTCTATTTTTGCACTTCCAGAGTTTATGAAAATGGAGTTTCCAGATTTCGATCAAGTGGTGTTAGGTGTCAATGCGCGTAACATTCCTGCGCAACGCTTATACCAAAAAGCAGGATTTGAAGATACAGGTAGACGAATTATGCGCTCTAAAGGAGAGCAGCTTGTAATGTCTTTACACACCAATAAAGCCAAGTGA